One stretch of Myxocyprinus asiaticus isolate MX2 ecotype Aquarium Trade chromosome 23, UBuf_Myxa_2, whole genome shotgun sequence DNA includes these proteins:
- the LOC127413633 gene encoding proteasome subunit beta type-1-B: MLSAQTYGENGKMKEYHYTGPVEHKFSPYAFNGGTVLAVAGEDFAIVASDTRLSEGYSIHSRDSPKCYKLTNTTVLGCSGFHGDCLTLTKIIEARLKMYKHSNNKTMTSGAIAAMLSTILYGRRFFPYYVYNIIGGLDEEGRGAVYSFDPVGSYQRDTYKAGGSASAMLQPLLDNQIGFKNMENVEQLPLTLEKAVQLVKDVFISAAERDVYTGDALKICIVTKEGIREEIVPLRKD, encoded by the exons ATGCTGTCTGCACAAACTTACGGTGAGAATGGAAAGATGAAAGAATATCACTACACGGGACCAGTGGAGCATAAATTCTCTCCTTATGCCTTCAACGGAGG GACTGTGCTGGCCGTGGCAGGTGAAGACTTTGCTATTGTGGCCTCAGACACACGTTTAAGTGAGGGATACAGCATCCACAGCCGTGATTCCCCAAAATGCTACAAACT GACAAACACTACTGTGCTTGGCTGCAGTGGTTTCCATGGCGACTGCTTGACACTAACCAAAATCATTGAGGCAAGACTGAAG ATGTACAAGCATTCAAATAATAAGACCATGACCAGTGGAGCCATCGCAGCCATGCTGTCAACAATCCTGTATGGAAGACGTTTCTTCCCTTACTATGTGTACAACATCATCGGTGGTCTTGATGAGGAGG GTCGAGGTGCTGTTTACAGTTTTGATCCAGTCGGATCATACCAGAGAGACACTTACAAAGCAGGTGGCTCAGCGAGTGCAATGCTGCAGCCTCTTCTGGACAACCAG ATTGGATTTAAGAACATGGAGAACGTGGAGCAGCTGCCCCTGACTCTGGAGAAGGCTGTGCAGCTGGTGAAGGATGTGTTCATCTCCGCTGCAGAGAGAGACGTCTATACAGGAGATGCCCTCAAGATCTGCATAGTCACCAAGGAAGGCATTCGAGAAGAGATCGTGCCACTGAGGAAAGACTGA
- the LOC127413640 gene encoding p53 apoptosis effector related to PMP-22-like, with protein MFRCGIAYPRCRWILPLLLLFAVIFDIIAIAAQSGWVEDQGAKTHYASMWKQCRGRNDNWECKSLMELPWAQAVAALMIIGLIILIIAFIISFVALCCTLNISLLPLIGGLLIMAVIIQIIALIIYPVKFNEIIYEGYYDYTWAYGFGWGATILMLGCGILFCCLPRYEEELSGMAKTKYIYTSA; from the exons ATGTTTCGTTGTGGAATCGCTTATCCAAGATGCAGGTGGATCCTTCCTCTGCTTCTGCTGTTTGCGGTGATTTTTGACATTATTGCCATCGCAGCGCAGTCTGGATGGGTTGAAGACCAGGGCGCCAAAACCCACTACGCCAGCATGTGGAAACAGTGTCGAGGCCGCAACGATAATTGGGAATGCAAATCCCTCATGGAGTTGC CATGGGCTCAGGCTGTCGCTGCTCTGATGATCATCGgcctcatcatcctcatcatcgcCTTCATCATCTCATTCGTTGCTCTCTGTTGTACCCTAAACATCTCTCTGCTGCCTTTAATTGGAGGCTTACTTATCATGGCTG TAATCATCCAGATAATCGCTCTGATCATCTACCCTGTCAAGTTCAATGAGATCATCTACGAAGGTTATTATGACTACACCTGGGCATACGGGTTTGGTTGGGGCGCCACCATCCTGATGCTGGGGTGTGGTATCCTCTTCTGCTGTCTTCCCCGCTATGAGGAAGAGCTCTCCGGCATGGCCAAGACCAAATACATCTACACCTCTGCCTGA